The following proteins come from a genomic window of Brachyhypopomus gauderio isolate BG-103 unplaced genomic scaffold, BGAUD_0.2 sc44, whole genome shotgun sequence:
- the LOC143486095 gene encoding polymeric immunoglobulin receptor-like isoform X4: MKVFIIFTLYLISVTGVSTNKVTAYSGGGVMIKCKYHEGYETNNKYFCKEKLILCDDQIKTDDKNMWVHEGRFSLYDNTSAKVFWVLMRNLTVEDTGTYQCAVDKYLQTDTYTAVKVKVIAAGGVASKEVTAYAGGGVNIKCKYEDEYKTKLKYFCKIGNDHWCLDQITTNPNTDWTHQLRSSVHDHRSAGFFSVFIRELSVNDSGTYQCGVVVSDQLHTYTGVKVNVTEDLNYGRSISETGYRGGTVNISCKYPESQRSDPKFLCKIVGTDVCAYKTSVKESGRWINEGCMSLYDDRTTLLFTVTIRELTGSGTYWCGAESDWESDHGYKVYITQIYLTVTELQVPALSVSSSCSSPRSTVLTTSKTTVTSSPIIDTSTGSPSSTVISVLSVILVLLLMGTSFLIVTLRKRRKTQASSKGQSFHKSSDSCRVSFNGCDYEEIKDTRSHSLSDIGASTVYSTVCLPTNPSDPSQTIYAQGQLPTNPSDPSQTVYTLVQPPSHFHDMDIYSTAQLPTIPFASSVGPIAQLASTSAEGLTYAAVKFHNEANSSKHVTREMFKKEHDSCDYATVNHDPGGC, from the exons ATGAAGGTCTTCATCATCTTCACCCTCTACCTGATCTCAG TGACAGGAGTGTCCaccaataaagtgacagcataTTCAGGAGGAGGAGTCATGATCAAATGCAAATATCACGAAGGATAtgaaacaaacaataaatatTTCTGCAAAGAGAAACTTATACTATGTGATGACCAAATTAAAACAGACGATAAAAACATGTGGGTGCATGAAGGCAGATTCTCTCTCTATGATAACACCAGTGCTAAAGTCTTCTGGGTGTTGATGAGAAACCTCACTGTGGAGGATACTGGAACCTACCAGTGTGCAGTGGATAAATAtctacagacagacacatacacagcagTGAAAGTGAAGGTAATAGCAG cagggggcgtggcctctAAAGAAGTGACTGCATATGCAGGGGGAGGAGTCAACATCAAGTGCAAATATGAGGATGAATACAAAACCAAACTGAAATATTTCTGTAAGATTGGAAATGATCATTGGTGTTTAGATCAAATAACAACAAACCCAAACACTGACTGGACTCATCAGCTCAGATCCTCAGTTCATGACCACAGAAGTGCAGGATTCTTCAGTGTGTTTATCAGAGAGCTGAGTGTAAATGACTCTGGAACATACCAGTGTGGTGTTGTTGTGTCTGATCAACTACACACCTACACTGGAGTGAAAGTGAATGTAACAGAAG ATCTGAACTATGGGAGGTCCATCAGTGAGACTGGCTATAGAGGAGGAACTGTGAACATCAGTTGCAAATACCCAGAATCCCAGAGGAGTGACCCCAAGTTTCTCTGCAAGATTGTGGGCACTGATGTTTGTGCTTATAAAACGTCAGTTAAAGAGAGTGGCAGATGGATAAATGAGGGATGCATGTCTCTGTATGACGACAGAACAACTCTACTCTTCACTGTGACCATCAGAGAACTGACTGGTTCTGGTACATACTGGTGTGGAGCTGAATCAGACTGGGAATCTGATCATGGATACAAGGTTTATATCACACAGATCTACCTGACAGTGACTG AACTACAAGTGCCAGCACTATCAGTATCTTCATCATGCTCATCACCAAGATCAACTGTACTCACAACATCTAAAACTACAGTCACTTCCTCTCCTATAATAGACACAAGCACAG GATCTCCATCTTCCACTGTGATCAGTGTTCTGTCTGTGATTCTGGTGCTGCTTCTGATGGGAACATCATTCCTCATAGTGACTCTCAGGAAGAGAAGGAAGACACAAG CGTCATCCAAAGGACAGTCCTTCCACAAGTCCTCAGACAGCTGCAGG gtttcatttaATGGCTGTGACTATGAGGAGATTAAAGACACCAGAAGCCATTCTCTCTCAGACATTGGAGCGTCTACAGTCTACTCTACTGTCTGTCTACCCACAAACCCCTCTGATCCCTCCCAAACCATTTATGCCCAAGGCCAGTTACCCACAAACCCCTCTGATCCCTCCCAAACTGTTTATACTTTAGTTCAACCACCATCACACTTCCATGATATGGACATTTACTCCACAGCTCAATTACCCACAATTCCATTTGCTTCCTCAGTAGGACCCATTGCACAACTGGCCAGCACATCTGCTGAAGGACTCACATATGCAGCAGTGAAGTTCCATAATGAAGCAAACAGTTCCAAACATGTTACCAGGGAGATGTTTAAGAAGGAACATGACTCATGTGACTATGCTACTGTCAATCATGATCCAGGAGGATGTTAG
- the LOC143486095 gene encoding polymeric immunoglobulin receptor-like isoform X5: MKVFIIFTLYLISVTGVSTNKVTAYSGGGVMIKCKYHEGYETNNKYFCKEKLILCDDQIKTDDKNMWVHEGRFSLYDNTSAKVFWVLMRNLTVEDTGTYQCAVDKYLQTDTYTAVKVKVIAAGGVASKEVTAYAGGGVNIKCKYEDEYKTKLKYFCKIGNDHWCLDQITTNPNTDWTHQLRSSVHDHRSAGFFSVFIRELSVNDSGTYQCGVVVSDQLHTYTGVKVNVTEDLNYGRSISETGYRGGTVNISCKYPESQRSDPKFLCKIVGTDVCAYKTSVKESGRWINEGCMSLYDDRTTLLFTVTIRELTGSGTYWCGAESDWESDHGYKVYITQIYLTVTGSPSSTVISVLSVILVLLLMGTSFLIVTLRKRRKTQASSKGQSFHKSSDSCRVSFNGCDYEEIKDTRSHSLSDIGASTVYSTVCLPTNPSDPSQTIYAQGQLPTNPSDPSQTVYTLVQPPSHFHDMDIYSTAQLPTIPFASSVGPIAQLASTSAEGLTYAAVKFHNEANSSKHVTREMFKKEHDSCDYATVNHDPGGC, from the exons ATGAAGGTCTTCATCATCTTCACCCTCTACCTGATCTCAG TGACAGGAGTGTCCaccaataaagtgacagcataTTCAGGAGGAGGAGTCATGATCAAATGCAAATATCACGAAGGATAtgaaacaaacaataaatatTTCTGCAAAGAGAAACTTATACTATGTGATGACCAAATTAAAACAGACGATAAAAACATGTGGGTGCATGAAGGCAGATTCTCTCTCTATGATAACACCAGTGCTAAAGTCTTCTGGGTGTTGATGAGAAACCTCACTGTGGAGGATACTGGAACCTACCAGTGTGCAGTGGATAAATAtctacagacagacacatacacagcagTGAAAGTGAAGGTAATAGCAG cagggggcgtggcctctAAAGAAGTGACTGCATATGCAGGGGGAGGAGTCAACATCAAGTGCAAATATGAGGATGAATACAAAACCAAACTGAAATATTTCTGTAAGATTGGAAATGATCATTGGTGTTTAGATCAAATAACAACAAACCCAAACACTGACTGGACTCATCAGCTCAGATCCTCAGTTCATGACCACAGAAGTGCAGGATTCTTCAGTGTGTTTATCAGAGAGCTGAGTGTAAATGACTCTGGAACATACCAGTGTGGTGTTGTTGTGTCTGATCAACTACACACCTACACTGGAGTGAAAGTGAATGTAACAGAAG ATCTGAACTATGGGAGGTCCATCAGTGAGACTGGCTATAGAGGAGGAACTGTGAACATCAGTTGCAAATACCCAGAATCCCAGAGGAGTGACCCCAAGTTTCTCTGCAAGATTGTGGGCACTGATGTTTGTGCTTATAAAACGTCAGTTAAAGAGAGTGGCAGATGGATAAATGAGGGATGCATGTCTCTGTATGACGACAGAACAACTCTACTCTTCACTGTGACCATCAGAGAACTGACTGGTTCTGGTACATACTGGTGTGGAGCTGAATCAGACTGGGAATCTGATCATGGATACAAGGTTTATATCACACAGATCTACCTGACAGTGACTG GATCTCCATCTTCCACTGTGATCAGTGTTCTGTCTGTGATTCTGGTGCTGCTTCTGATGGGAACATCATTCCTCATAGTGACTCTCAGGAAGAGAAGGAAGACACAAG CGTCATCCAAAGGACAGTCCTTCCACAAGTCCTCAGACAGCTGCAGG gtttcatttaATGGCTGTGACTATGAGGAGATTAAAGACACCAGAAGCCATTCTCTCTCAGACATTGGAGCGTCTACAGTCTACTCTACTGTCTGTCTACCCACAAACCCCTCTGATCCCTCCCAAACCATTTATGCCCAAGGCCAGTTACCCACAAACCCCTCTGATCCCTCCCAAACTGTTTATACTTTAGTTCAACCACCATCACACTTCCATGATATGGACATTTACTCCACAGCTCAATTACCCACAATTCCATTTGCTTCCTCAGTAGGACCCATTGCACAACTGGCCAGCACATCTGCTGAAGGACTCACATATGCAGCAGTGAAGTTCCATAATGAAGCAAACAGTTCCAAACATGTTACCAGGGAGATGTTTAAGAAGGAACATGACTCATGTGACTATGCTACTGTCAATCATGATCCAGGAGGATGTTAG
- the LOC143486095 gene encoding polymeric immunoglobulin receptor-like isoform X1 — MKVFIIFTLYLISVTGVSTNKVTAYSGGGVMIKCKYHEGYETNNKYFCKEKLILCDDQIKTDDKNMWVHEGRFSLYDNTSAKVFWVLMRNLTVEDTGTYQCAVDKYLQTDTYTAVKVKVIAAGGVASKEVTAYAGGGVNIKCKYEDEYKTKLKYFCKIGNDHWCLDQITTNPNTDWTHQLRSSVHDHRSAGFFSVFIRELSVNDSGTYQCGVVVSDQLHTYTGVKVNVTEDLNYGRSISETGYRGGTVNISCKYPESQRSDPKFLCKIVGTDVCAYKTSVKESGRWINEGCMSLYDDRTTLLFTVTIRELTGSGTYWCGAESDWESDHGYKVYITQIYLTVTELQVPALSVSSSCSSPRSTVLTTSKTTVTSSPIIDTSTDIAVSNLSPHPSSHFSPQATQLTTSSSSTPTSSSSPATGSPSSTVISVLSVILVLLLMGTSFLIVTLRKRRKTQASSKGQSFHKSSDSCRVSFNGCDYEEIKDTRSHSLSDIGASTVYSTVCLPTNPSDPSQTIYAQGQLPTNPSDPSQTVYTLVQPPSHFHDMDIYSTAQLPTIPFASSVGPIAQLASTSAEGLTYAAVKFHNEANSSKHVTREMFKKEHDSCDYATVNHDPGGC; from the exons ATGAAGGTCTTCATCATCTTCACCCTCTACCTGATCTCAG TGACAGGAGTGTCCaccaataaagtgacagcataTTCAGGAGGAGGAGTCATGATCAAATGCAAATATCACGAAGGATAtgaaacaaacaataaatatTTCTGCAAAGAGAAACTTATACTATGTGATGACCAAATTAAAACAGACGATAAAAACATGTGGGTGCATGAAGGCAGATTCTCTCTCTATGATAACACCAGTGCTAAAGTCTTCTGGGTGTTGATGAGAAACCTCACTGTGGAGGATACTGGAACCTACCAGTGTGCAGTGGATAAATAtctacagacagacacatacacagcagTGAAAGTGAAGGTAATAGCAG cagggggcgtggcctctAAAGAAGTGACTGCATATGCAGGGGGAGGAGTCAACATCAAGTGCAAATATGAGGATGAATACAAAACCAAACTGAAATATTTCTGTAAGATTGGAAATGATCATTGGTGTTTAGATCAAATAACAACAAACCCAAACACTGACTGGACTCATCAGCTCAGATCCTCAGTTCATGACCACAGAAGTGCAGGATTCTTCAGTGTGTTTATCAGAGAGCTGAGTGTAAATGACTCTGGAACATACCAGTGTGGTGTTGTTGTGTCTGATCAACTACACACCTACACTGGAGTGAAAGTGAATGTAACAGAAG ATCTGAACTATGGGAGGTCCATCAGTGAGACTGGCTATAGAGGAGGAACTGTGAACATCAGTTGCAAATACCCAGAATCCCAGAGGAGTGACCCCAAGTTTCTCTGCAAGATTGTGGGCACTGATGTTTGTGCTTATAAAACGTCAGTTAAAGAGAGTGGCAGATGGATAAATGAGGGATGCATGTCTCTGTATGACGACAGAACAACTCTACTCTTCACTGTGACCATCAGAGAACTGACTGGTTCTGGTACATACTGGTGTGGAGCTGAATCAGACTGGGAATCTGATCATGGATACAAGGTTTATATCACACAGATCTACCTGACAGTGACTG AACTACAAGTGCCAGCACTATCAGTATCTTCATCATGCTCATCACCAAGATCAACTGTACTCACAACATCTAAAACTACAGTCACTTCCTCTCCTATAATAGACACAAGCACAG ATATTGCAGTTTCAAACTTATCACCACATCCATCATCACACTTCAGTCCACAGGCCACCCAACTAACCACATCTTCATCATCCACACCCACATCATCTTCCTCTCCTGCTACAG GATCTCCATCTTCCACTGTGATCAGTGTTCTGTCTGTGATTCTGGTGCTGCTTCTGATGGGAACATCATTCCTCATAGTGACTCTCAGGAAGAGAAGGAAGACACAAG CGTCATCCAAAGGACAGTCCTTCCACAAGTCCTCAGACAGCTGCAGG gtttcatttaATGGCTGTGACTATGAGGAGATTAAAGACACCAGAAGCCATTCTCTCTCAGACATTGGAGCGTCTACAGTCTACTCTACTGTCTGTCTACCCACAAACCCCTCTGATCCCTCCCAAACCATTTATGCCCAAGGCCAGTTACCCACAAACCCCTCTGATCCCTCCCAAACTGTTTATACTTTAGTTCAACCACCATCACACTTCCATGATATGGACATTTACTCCACAGCTCAATTACCCACAATTCCATTTGCTTCCTCAGTAGGACCCATTGCACAACTGGCCAGCACATCTGCTGAAGGACTCACATATGCAGCAGTGAAGTTCCATAATGAAGCAAACAGTTCCAAACATGTTACCAGGGAGATGTTTAAGAAGGAACATGACTCATGTGACTATGCTACTGTCAATCATGATCCAGGAGGATGTTAG